In the genome of Geotrypetes seraphini chromosome 16, aGeoSer1.1, whole genome shotgun sequence, one region contains:
- the LOC117349744 gene encoding olfactory receptor 4E2-like, translating to MEGMEVVNGTRVTEFILLGLSSNPDLQIVLFLLFLAMYLLIITGNLLILVTIYVDPQLHTPMYFFLSHLSVLDLTFSTVTVPKSLIHFLSKSKTISFSDCIAQVFFLHLIGGTECFHLTLMAYDRYVAICNPLRYTTIMNRRVCLLLVLSTWVIGFIHALGQTVPPLRLSFCGPNEINHFFCDAHPLFLLACSGTLMSEVVDMVNSGIVALSCFLVVFISYVYIISTVLKIRSAEGRQKAFSTCASHLMVVTLFFVPSVFTYMRPPGPYAPDKLLSIFFNIVTPWLNPFIYTLRNEKVRKSMKKLGGRKVTFWGHI from the coding sequence ATGGAAGGAATGGAAGTTGTGAATGGAACCAGAGTCACAGaattcatcctcctcggactTTCTAGCAATCCAGACTTACAGATAGTATTATTTCTATTGTTTCTAGCAATGTACCTGCTGATCATTACTGGCAATCTTCTCATTCTTGTAACCATATATGTGGACCCTCAGCTGCACACTCCCATGTACTTCTTCCTTAGCCACCTGTCTGTCTTAGATTTGACCTTTTCCACTGTCACTGTCCCCAAATCCCTTATTCACTTTCTTTCCAAGAGCAAGACCATCTCTTTCAGTGACTGCATTGCTCAAGTATTTTTCTTGCATCTCATTGGGGGTACAGAATGCTTTCATCTGACCCTGATGGCTTATGACCGCTATGTCGCTATCTGCAATCCTTTGCGTTATACCACAATAATGAACAGACGAGTCTGTCTCCTGCTGGTGCTTTCTACATGGGTAATTGGTTTCATTCATGCCCTCGGACAGACAGTTCCACCACTTCGGCTGTCCTTCTGTGGTCCTAATGAGATAAATCATTTCTTTTGTGATGCCCACCCCTTATTTTTGTTGGCCTGTTCTGGTACCTTAATGAGTGAAGTTGTAGATATGGTCAACAGTGGAATTGTAGCCCTTTCTTGTTTCTTGGTGGTGTTTATATCTTACGTATACATAATTTCTACTGTCCTAAAAATTCGCTCAGCTGAGGGAAGGCAGAAagccttttctacctgtgcttcccACCTCATGGTTGTCACTTTGTTTTTTGTCCCCTCTGTCTTTACTTACATGAGACCTCCAGGGCCATATGCACCCGACAAACTGTTATCCATTTTTTTCAACATTGTGACCCCTTGGTTAAATCCTTTCATTTATACTCTCAGAAATGAGAAGGTGAGAAAATCCATGAAGAAGCTGGGAGGCAGGAAAGTGACTTTCTGGGGACACATATAA